agcaaattgcactgcgatcgccggaatttagagagagaatgggtttgaaataAGGAGTAAAAAGTTTAAAAGGAGCAAggcacccagtatttatagaaaagagaaagggcgcatcaacttcctcaaacccacgatctccatgaCACAGTACaattcccaacacttgtcatcaatgcaaatcatcccttttcaaaaaagagagggaactttcggacttctgacagctggaaacccacccatttaattctaaatggaccgggtctggggggcatgttgtttgggctcccaattgattctctattgggccactaagtccaaagcccaatggctctaaacaaacagcatcaaacccaccaatggctagtcagccatccatcaaggcccaaggcccaatagcaataaatgacctatgggcatttattgtgcaaacactataaataggccgccaaggttcacacctcaaggtacgtccaatttatcgccttaagactactcttctagagaacttctctctagaatccgagcatcattcttacttaggcatcggaggggctttcctcggaaacacccccgaggctagtgactttgctcttgtgcaggtgaattcggactccactcattcaaacaagcaagatcttcaacacatacaaaagggccttcattcgaagcccattgtttccatctttacaacaccggaacaccaTGTAACATGGATATATAATTGTAGTAAACAACGAAATATAGGATAATTTTACAATAGCCACAATAAAATGGTAGCCACCATAATTTATTTAATCTTAGCCCTTAAATAAAAGTGGACTAATCTTGTCCATTGATTTTATTGACTTTTAATTTATCATAAACTATTTTTTTAGTGGAATTTATCATAAACAATTTTGTAATTATAAACGGTTtaataagaaataaaaaaatgaattaaGAATACCCATTCTTCCAAGAACCTGTAATTTGGTATCTCTCtcaaagaacaaaaacaaaaaaaaaaaaaatcaataagaCCTTCTCGTTTCCCTTCTTTTTCTGTAGATTTGTTCATGTACTACGTAAGTTTTAATTCGCAGGTGTCAAATTTACGCTTATGATTTGCAAACCTCTCCGAATAATGGGAAATAAATGGACTATTAACCGAAATACTCCGATCCATAAATCAAAAAAGCAAACAGTATcaatcttgattttttttctatttttcaaggaaaaagaaaatttgttcaaatttcaatctaaTTACTCGGTAAAGAATATCGTGGAAATAGAATCATGTTCTTCATTAATGCATGTTTTCCAGTTAAATTTCAATTGTTGATCGGTGCAACGGTTTTAATATAGGAGAAGATATAAAGAAAGAGGAAATCGACAACAAATAGGAGAAGATATATAGAATCATGTTCTTCATTAAACTTCCAGGACTTCTCTTTTTCATTGACAACAAATCAACAATGGAGGTACCATGAATCGAGGAAGAAAGCACGAAGATAGGAgttttaattactttttttaaaaaaaagtttaatttaaaatcaatggtCCAGATCAATCAACAACAATTACGGGTTAAGATTTAGGGTCTTATAGTGGCTACCATTTTATTGTAGTCATTCAAAAGTCTTTCCGAAATATAATAACACAAATTAATATGCAAAAGAAATTTAATGCGTACCTTCTCATCCATCATCTTCAGATTTGTTGTTTGTCGTTCTAATGTAGAGATtgaattcttagtttcttaataCATGGAAGAACCGTTGTTCGCGTTCATATTGTATATAGTTCAAGAGTTAGTATAGGAACATTAAAAAAGATAAGAAAGAAGAGACgtgcgtttttttttttttttttggaaagatGTATATTATCCTCTAATAAATATTCGATTACCTTAAAAACCAAAAGAGGGACGAAAAACCTAACTAAATATACTCCGCTAAGATTTTAACATAAATATGTTAGCCAAGAAATTGAATATACCGAGAAGAAAGACCCAAGTGAATTTTCCTAGAAATCTCGTAAAAAACAAACAGATTTTTTCCATAAATTGTTTCCGAATTTTCAGTCTAAAATCAACGAGTTTTGGTAAAAGATATTAACaaccagattttttttttggtaaccaACTAAAATACACttcgtaatattttttttttttttattatgaaaataGGAAAATAAATCTTAGCCGTAAATATTAATAATAGTctggagttaatttttttttgttcaaaGTCATCTAAATTAACGACCCTGGATatctataaaaaataataaaaacacTGAATGCATGTTGGCTATCCCTAACCACAAGTCCACACTCCACAATACGTCATTACGGATGGTGCGTAGACGTGTAGTTACATATTCTTAAGGACTCTtataatatacgaagtatatatgttGATTATTAAAAAGATAAACCAATAGATATTTACAAAAATCAACAGATATCTTGGCGAAAAAAACCCTAGATAACATACGCCTCTAAAATTTAATATAAATATGTTAGTCAAGAAATTGAATTTGAGAACAAGGCTCAACATATAATATCTCATATACATCGATATTCCCAAAAAACTAAAAGCTTTGCTTTAAGTGCCATGTCGGGGGAAAAAACTAATGAGCAATCTACCGATTCACATATGAGTGCTTTTGCATTAAAAGATTTACAAGATTATGCAAGTTATTTTTGTTTCAAATATAGGACCGGCGAGCTCAATTTGGTGAAGATCGGAGACAGACACCAATGCCCATTGTGTTCAATGGAGAACGAATATAAAACGATTAATGAGTTATTGCATCATGCGGAAGCCATTGCATGTTCTGAGATTTCAGATATAGATTACAAGGCTAAGCATTTAGGGTTGGCGATGTACTTGACGGATAAGCCGTCGAAACCTGTCCAGGAACCAAAATCAAGATTGACTAGTTATAAGAGCGGTGCcggtaattttttattttattgagtTGTTTTTTTTGACAGgcaaattttattgattttattttttgacagCCAAATTTTATTGAGTTACGTTAGATCACTATTTATAATGTATATATAATTTATTTGAGTTCTTATTCAAATATTACAATGGGTCTAGTTAATTTGTATTCATTTCAAATACACAGGTgttgaagcttcaagttcaaaGAGGAGGAAAGCAAACACTTAGGAAACAAGTAGCACAAATTGCATACTTCCACTTGCTTGTGATACAAGCAAAGAGTTGGTATGGCCCTGGATTGGATTGCTTGTTAACCTTCAAGCTGAACAAAATGAAAATGCTCATATTCAATTTCTGGAAACTTATTGCCTAAAGCATAAGAATGCGAAGATGATATGGGCAGGGGACATTATTGGTTTCACGGGAGTTGCATATGTGGAGTTTGGGAGTGACTGGGAGGGGTTAGACAATGCAAACAAGTTTGAGGAAACTTTAACAGCATGTCAACGAGGAAAGGAACATTGGTTGGgagaaggaaaaagaaagacaGGGATATATGGTTGGATAGCTTGTGCCAGTGACTTCTACCGTACCTGCCCGGTTGGATATCAACTGCATAGAATAGGGAGGTTGACAACTATTTCATCAAGAAAAGACGAAGAACAACTTTATATGCTTAAAGTTCACACATCATTGGATAGAGGGAGCAGCAGCCGAATTCTATAAGAGTATCGATTTCAATTATATGTATACAACTTGCATACATCTTATATAGTAGTTTAAAATTTGGTAAAATAATTGTTCATCAACTACATTAGATATTTTTTGTCAGCAAAGCTAAGACTTCAACATCATCTTTTTATTAATCAGATTCTTGTCGAGACCCTTTCAGATTTACTTAATTTTTTCACTTTACCCCTCGTActcattcaagactcctaaaatttatgaaaatataaaaataaaaaataaaaataaaaataaaaataattgagATTAAATTTACAATTTAAACCTCTTAAGTAGAGTCTTGGAATTCCAAGACTCTTGCTCAGAAGTTACGAAAATGAtcaaggtcgcaacatgcgacctttaagccgtgtcacaatgatgacatggcacgCTTATGTGtcgtgatttaaattggaaactaaaatatttaacttatataacctattatagaAGAGGGTATACATAATTAGGGTTACAAATAAGCCGAGCCGAGTAATAACCTTATCGAGCTAAGCTTGTTAAGGAACATTGGTATTCGAGCAGGCTCGAGCTTGAACgagcttttatttttttttgttcgagccatgctcgtttaataaaatacTTTCTCGGGCTCGGCTTGAGCTTGCTCGTTTGTATTTCGAGCTCGAGCTCAAATCTGAACGAGCTCTAAACGGGTTTTAGTAAATGATCGAAACCTATTCAATTCAAGGGTACTTATAGAGTTATAGTGGCCATAAAGATTGACGAAATATGAAGAAGTAGCTAATTTGGAAGTCAAGCAAAATTCTTGTTGATTGTCGTGATTGAGAAGATTAAAAGAGGAAGCAGGAAATATGAATGTATAATTGACAAAATTCAAGCAAATATGCATTGACTATTGAGTTTCTAGATATATAATTCCTAAAATTTGTTTACTTTTTACCATATTAAATTTAGACTAAATAATATATACAAATAATACATATTCTATATTTAAATTTGTATTATTCTATTAAAATATTTTACAAGCTATAACGGAGTTATAAACGGGCTACTAACGAGTTACAAAAGAGATATAAACGGGCTGTTCGTGAACAATAACGAGCCGAACGGGATGTTGTTCGAGTAAAGCTCGTttaacaaacgagccttaaatattTGCTCGAGCTCGTTCAATTGCTTAATGAACGAGCTTTGACCAagctttgaccgagcttgttCGCGAGTTGTTCGCGAACGTCCTAGCTCATTTGCACCCCTATACATAATGTTTGATATACTCTACGATCGTAACTATGGTgaaagaaaattattatttgattctattgttatgtatttgttagatttaaattttgtgaattaatttgtttatcaaaaaaaaaacaaactacAATAAAATAATGGAAATTAATGTGGTGATAATTACATATTTAATTCGGATGAGTAGTTAAGTTGCTAATATCTTATATAAATTAACGGGACCTTAATTTAAGTTAAGAAATCTTCataaattgataaaaaaaaaatcaaaattagaaTATACTCCGCATTTTAATATTTATTCAATAtatatcttttattttaaacaCCCAAAAGATGCCTTAAATACTAAGTTAGATTTCACGTAGGTTCCTAAAACCTAATCACTTCACTTTTTCGAATTCATTCGGAGACAGCTGTGACGGAAACAATGGCTCTTGAACAGAACCGAGATGAGGATATCCAATATAATAAAGTAAgttgtattttttttccttaacTAAAGCATCGTGCAGTTTAATTACTTGTGTTAAATATTTTTTGTTTGGAACAATCATTTTGtgaataatattttttatttggaacatCTTGTGAATACATATAAGATTGTTTATGTGTTTTAGCAAtggtttgttttatattttgtagATTAACGTTGATGTTGATATGAGATCTCTCTTGGAATTAACTTTTAACATCGCCAAAGCTGTGCATATAAAAGTGGAGGGTCTGGGAAAAGCTTTTGGAATAACTTACTCCAACAATAATACTGATATTGCGTCATATCGTCCAGAATCAAGGGCACATGAATTTGAAATCTCTTGTCAAACGAAAGACAGTTGACACAGACAATCAATGTCCTTCATCCACCATAGTGTCAAACTATGTTCATGGTACCAAAAAAACAAAGAACAATTCAGTAAGTCTGATTCaacttatttatttaaattttaacaTGTTTGTATATTAGCTAATatgtttttataatttaattaggtgaaTAATTTGTCAATTGTTTTTTCTAAAACGTTTTCACCACAGAATGAGGTAAACGTACATCTTCTTTATTCTTTTACATTTTCTCGGGTTAATCTACTGAATGGATACTAATTGTTTCTCCATTACCATTGGTGCTAGTTAATGGTTCTGAATGACGACTTGATAAACAAATCGTTAATCGTTAGACCTGAGTAAGATGCCTGCGAAATACAAAGATTATACAAAGCACTTGGATCCTATAGCACAAAAATTGTTCATTGAGTTACTTTTGTCGGATGAGGATAACGATTTTTATCTCTCTTCCGATAATAGATTGGTATGTACTCTTGATAATGCAATGAGTATGCTCCCAGATAAAAATTTGAAAGCTCCGGTAATTATATATCATTGTcgttgaatttggaatttggaatttcaTGAATAGTTAATATTCTTAGTTATTTCTaacattttgttttgttttgttttgcatcAGCTCATTAATGCTTGTTTATATACGATCAGTTGGAGTGAATCCCAAAAGAACACGGTTACCAAAGTATATATGCTGATTTTGGCAGGAGGAAATCCGCCAAATCCATGCTATTTACAGGATTTTAAAGATAGAATTTCCCCCTACATTCAATCTAAAGCTAAAAAGCCTCAGGAGGTGAATTTTCCTCATTTATTCACTTATGTAGAAATTATCCTATATAACCCTAGAATCATGACTAGCTTCTCATATAAGTCCGGAAATTTTGGGCTATAAATGTAAATTGCGTGTATCTGTTTAATTAGGTGGATATTTGCATACGTGGCCAGTATTTTGTTATTTCTTTTTCTCCATCCAATTCCATTTCCCTCATATGCAAAGTTTGTTATCAGGTTTAAATCCCTCTCAAGGAAGACGATGTTTGGTACCTTGTAGTTATTGATATAAAAAGGAAAGTGAACTATGTTGTTGATTCAATTGGTTCTTTCAACCGTGATGATCGTATGTCTAGAGCCCAACTAGTGGTAAGCTTTCAATCGTCCTTATATTTAGACTTTTAGTTTATGACGCTCACAATGGTATTAATCTAATTTATGCTACACATCTACTTGCATAATGAGAATCAAtagctctatttttattttgaccTGTTATAATTAATCTTGAAGTTTGAAAATAAtagttcaaataaaataaaataatagaatAAGATAATTTCATGATACACTGTTGCACCATCGTTGTTGTGAATCtgctttaaatttataatttcatTTACGTGGGCTTTTTTTTTACCAGATTGAGAGTGCTCATcggtttttcaaaattaaatcagCAGTCAAACATTTTGTTGAAGAGGCTAAAAGATTTCCATACCAGCATGTACAGGTTCCTGCACAAACAAATGTTGTTGATTGTGGGTGTATATGCTGAAATACGTTGAGGCACTAGAAGTACCCCAAGATTGGAGTTACATTGATTACACGGTAATTTTCAAATAAAGTAATTTTGTTTTGACTTTATCTGATTCGATCACTTGGTACAACTTTGATGCTCATTCCTGGTTTTGGTACGCCACTGTATGTGTAGATTGAAGATATACGGAGGGATAGAATTACATGTTTTGTAAACCTTTTCACAAATTATGGAAATTACTCTTCTCTGCATTCGAAATTAATGATGGGATGGGATCGTGATCGAAAGAAGGAGGATGATTATGATGTTACTCCGTAATAATCTGCTGCCCTTATGAAAACAAATGCATGTCGGTTACTTGTTTTGGTTATATCATTACTTTGATAAGACATTTAATACATGTTTTTGGATATAATTCCGTTTTTAAAGATTATGATCGGTTTGTTTTTGTATCTGAGCTTTGTTCCTAAGGGGTATACAATTTTAAAGTTTGCTTCCTACAACACTTTGGATTTAATAGATGATTAGGAATTCATTATCACAAATGCGCCACAATAGAACATCAATTTATATTTAATTGCAACGTAAAAGAAAAAGCAAACCTTCTAGGAAGgtaataatattaattcactGTATTTACAAAAAATCTTAATTAAGGCAGTGTAAATGCCGGGTTTAAAATTACTGatcaaaatacttaaaagttgTCCCGTTATATGTAAAAGTTTAGTTGATTGAAGAAAACGTTCGCCCGTGCCCGGTCAATATCTTTGATGCTTAATATATTAAGTATGTAGTATTTACTTCAGACCTGTAATTTATTGAAGAAAACGAAAAGTTAAGATAGAATATCAAAATACTATTCAATAAAATACAATATGatgaaattaaatatacattttcGTGGGACTATTTGGATGTggtttttataatttataattactCGATCTTTTTCCTTTGGTTTCTCTGTCGCATGTGTCAATTGTAGTTTCCCAAATAATGACAATTCTTATTTCTTTTAACTAGTTGTTGgcccgtgcgctagcgcgcacggtcCCCCAAGTTATCGAAAAATAAATACGGAAACACAAATCAAACCCCGACCCTAATTAGTAAATGGAAAAAGTTTAGAAAAATGTTTGATTGGAAACTAAATTTGAATAATACTTGAACTAATGAATACTACCTACAAAGGCAAAGTTGAATACAAAGCAGTCCATGATAATGTAAATGCAGAGTAATTGAATACAACACTGAAGCAAAACACATGTCCTTCAAGTTGTCAATAAGTTGAATGCTCAAGAATCGGTAAGACAGAAGAAGCAGTAATACAGAAGTGGTAGCAAAAGCCACCTTTCTGAAGGATAACACAGTGGTCCCCCAAGTTATATATATCTATCTTCCAAGATATTATGCAAATCAGGAGCCTAATTATGGAATGAAAATAATCGGAGACATCCATCGAGTTTTCTAAAGTACAAATGACCCAAAAGGAGTAATGGGTAGTTTAAGTTCTAAAACAGTGTTACATAATAAGGACTTCTTCCAAAAGTGTAGATGCATATTGCCATGATACATAACTTCGTCACTTAGTAACTTTCACGCATTTGTAGCGTGGATGAGCATTCTCGGCAAAAGGAAGACGTCTGTGAAAGAGATCACTCCTCAAATGTAACCTCCAAAGCCTCCTCGGTGTTGTCCTCTACCGCCGCCTAATCCAACTCCACTTGCTTAGGCACCACTGTAGGGCATTAATCA
This genomic stretch from Spinacia oleracea cultivar Varoflay chromosome 3, BTI_SOV_V1, whole genome shotgun sequence harbors:
- the LOC130469285 gene encoding uncharacterized protein encodes the protein MSGEKTNEQSTDSHMSAFALKDLQDYASYFCFKYRTGELNLVKIGDRHQCPLCSMENEYKTINELLHHAEAIACSEISDIDYKAKHLGLAMYLTDKPSKPVQEPKSRLTSYKSGAGVEASSSKRRKANT